The sequence ATGGAGTTCCATGAAAAAATATTGCGATAgagcatttttttaaatacattataTGCATATTTAATGAAGCCACATTTAGCATATATGTTCACTAGAGCATTGCCAACACCCACATCTTGATACAGCCTTGTTCTAATTAGATAAGCATGAATCTGCTTGCCGTGGTGAATTGAAGCAAGACCAGAACAAGTAGCAAGAACGCTTGCAAAGGTGAAGTCATCAGGGCTTACACTATAATCATTCACCATCTCTCTGAAAACACTTAAGCCCTTTGCATGATCAACACAGTGAGAACAGGTAGAAATAAAGGTGTTCCATGTAATGACATCTTTCTCTTCAATTAATCTAAAGATCTTCTCCGCTTCATCAATCAAATTGAATCTTGAGTACATTGATATTATCACATTGCCAATGAGAGGCACAGAGTCAAGTTCACGCTTGATTGTTTGGGCATGCAATACCATTCCCGTTATCAAATCATTTAAATCAATGCAAATCTCCAAAACTCCCACGAAAGTAAAACGATCTAGAACAAAACCCAGTTGGTGCATACGTTTGAACACTTCAAACCCTTTTTCAAGTAAGTTATTTTCTACAAACCCAGTTATCAGAGCATTAAAGGAAACTGAATTTGGTTGGGGTGTACTATCATAGACTGATAAAGCATCACTACATTGACTGCATTTCATGTACATGGATATAAGTGAGTTGCAAACATATGAGATGGATGCATAGCCAAACTTCAGTGCTTGAGCATGAACTTGTTGTCCGTGTAACAAAGCCATGAGGCTAGCACAAGCAGTGATAGCACTGGCAAATATGTATTCGTTGGGCACAAGACGTAGTTTAGAAAATAGGTCAAGTGCCATCAAATGCTGTCCGGCCTGGTCAGAACCAGAAATTATAGCTGACCAAGACACGAGGTTTCTTTCAGGCATTTCATCGAACACTTGACGGGCAAAGGTAAGGTTGCCACACTTTGCATAAAGATTGAGGATATGGTTGTTTATAATGGTATCAGATTGCAAACCTGTTTTGAAGGCAGCAGCATGAAGGGAAAGACCATTTCGTAATGCCTTGGTTTTGGAGCATCGATGCAATAGCGAAATAATGAGTTCTGGTAGCATTTAGGAGGAGAGATGCTTCTTTTAACTAACCTTTTACTACTACATCACACACTCACACAGTAGTAACAGAACCAATTCggaaataaaaaggaaagagtgATCGGTTGGTAAGAGCCTGATAATAAGTAAGAACAGAAATTAAATAagaattattctttttataatgATTCCGGAAGACAAGATTTGTTAAACTAGTGCTCTTGTTAGCAGGTTATTTTTttctatgatatatatatatatatatgacaaaacttagttacagtaccttaggtgttatttcttaagtttttttcttgaaatttagccacgtggctacttaactaaaataTACACTTTCATCTCATaagaaaaaatctatatgaCAGAATTTTAAGAAGGGAACCTAAGAAACAACACCTAAATACTATACTTAAGTCTTGCTAATATAGAAAAACTAGTGCTCTTAGCCTTAACAAAACAACCCTCGAAAAAACAAGATTTGTTGGTTTAGAAACAAGCAAAGCGTCCTTGCGTTGTATTAGAGTGACAGCAAGAAGGAGAAGTGTCCAGCCAAAGCACAAGATGAACTACAAAttagaagaaggagaaaaatgACTATAGCTTtacttagagcatccacagcagtggagctaaaaatataacaatttagctccaccaaaagttactttatctattttacctatacaCATGccacagcagtggatctattttagctttcaatacaataaaataatataaacaccacaataaaataatataaccactacaataaaataatatatcccactacccaaaaaattttcacaacaccaaccacaaccacttctaccatcagccacagccaccgtcgccgccaccaccaccaccaccaccagtccacagcaaaaaaaaaaaaaaaaaaaaaaaaaaaaaaaaaaaaaaaaaaaacccgatatctccaatctttttcctctACCAGACCAAACAAATTCACCgatcacaaacaaaataaaaaatcacaaatcacaaacaagCAGCACGTCGGCGAGCTCCATGGGTTTCAGACTGGCGGCTTGATGAGCAAGCGATCAGCGGCGTGAGACGGCGTGAGGTGATCGGCGACACAACGTTGGCAAGCTTCGATGAGCTTCAGACCGGCGGCTTTGATGAGCTTCAGACTGGCGACTTGATGAGCAAGCGATCGGCAGCGTGAGGAGATCGGCGGCGTGAGGCAATCGGCGACGTGAGGAGATCAGCGGTGGAAGAGAAGTttgcttgagagagagagagatgagagagtgaCTGGGGagatattcagcaaaaaaaaagactgGGGAGATTAGAgagtgactgagagagagactgagaaagatgagagatgagcgagaatttttattattttattaaccggccgaataaaaaattcatttttttttttttgctatcagctacaatgcacatctatatatagatgtgcactgtagcagaACATCTAAATTTTTACCTTATACCTCCACTGCTGTAGCGTGTCTTTTGGGTatgtggagctaaattttagcaatatAGCAATATGCCTCCGctgctgtgaatgctcttatggTTGTTTCTAAAGGACCAGTAGCTTAGCTTAGTTGTACATAATTTGTTAATTAGCATGTGTAAGAGTTAGTTGGAGAATTTGTTAGTTGGTTAGCATAATTTATTCTGTTACTTGCTCATATCAATTGGTATGTAAAGCTGTGTaatctctttgttaattaattaacctcatttttatcaaaatctaatttttgatatggtatcagagctctCTTTCTAGGGCTTTCTAATCCCAATttgttctcaaaattttctcttctaGTTCATTTCACAAAAgcttaatatttttcttcaatggCTTCCGCTACTACTACTACTGCTACTCCTTCCATTCTTATTGCTAAAACTGTTACACCTTCATAGGATTCATCCATGGTTGATCCTTTGTTCTTGCACCAAGGAGAAAGTCCGAGTATAGTGCTTGTTTCTCAGCCATTGACAGGTAAAATTTCCCAGCTTGGGCTCACTTAGTTCAAAAGACTTTGCTTGCTGAGAACAAGCTAGGTTTTGTTAATGGGACATCGACCTTATCATCTCCATTGGCGACGTCTTCATCATCAATCCAAGCTTGGATCAAGTGTGACAACATGGTAGGAACTTGGCCAATCAATTCAGTTTCTCCCAAAATTCAagcttgttaggacatatgtgtttcacttgttaggaacatatgtcactattttatgtaattggcttgtcctttgacaaaacacactttacttgtattttggtagatttaggatgtgtttaaatacttcaagaaatcatgtttcaagattaagtgttgaagccttcaagtctgtttaagaaaacaagctgataaTACCAATTCATTAAAGCATGACAGCTATTTCAatagctgcatctatcgagcttaagaaagctgttcaagcCCCATGTGCTCGATAGCTGCttgacacctcctatctgttgagatttaagaatttcagaattctgatatgattttcttggaatccgtgaatatgtctttgagctttcttttctcctaactccagacatataaaaatattgttttaagggccgtcaaatagttcataagttgcacaagtattgaacaaactttgttcaagcaaattgtaactggagacgaagttcttaccctagtttatctctttctcttgaagaagttgttgtgtatgtgcaccgtagggttgtgtaaccaagcatcttcttgatcttcatcgtgtggatgaactgaagaactttgcaaccaacaaccttcttagttggtgattgaagtcacttactaggatctgcgcaattggttagtcacgtacttgggagctgtggggaactatcactacagaacaagtccaattgggtattgggataagggttcaactgttggttggtaaggtacttgggattcctttacttgtaattgcttgttgtgataatagtggaatttcgggagtggtgacctgaaaatcacccggtggggtttttgccgttaggttttccccattcgtaaacaaatcaccgtgttatttattttccactgcataattagtttattggtgatttgtttgtgctaccacgcatttgcatgataaattgattaattaataacttggctaattaattaattaatttctatcacaaggggtcattcagtttgtggcctatcaagtggtatcagagcagacacactctgattagggtttaatctttgctgtgttaatccattgacccctgtttgtcatggatagaggatagtcattaatcatacctcctttatttgatggcactaactatgcatactggaaagtacgcatgagagct is a genomic window of Quercus lobata isolate SW786 chromosome 2, ValleyOak3.0 Primary Assembly, whole genome shotgun sequence containing:
- the LOC115977956 gene encoding pentatricopeptide repeat-containing protein At3g09040, mitochondrial-like, translated to MLPELIISLLHRCSKTKALRNGLSLHAAAFKTGLQSDTIINNHILNLYAKCGNLTFARQVFDEMPERNLVSWSAIISGSDQAGQHLMALDLFSKLRLVPNEYIFASAITACASLMALLHGQQVHAQALKFGYASISYVCNSLISMYMKCSQCSDALSVYDSTPQPNSVSFNALITGFVENNLLEKGFEVFKRMHQLGFVLDRFTFVGVLEICIDLNDLITGMVLHAQTIKRELDSVPLIGNVIISMYSRFNLIDEAEKIFRLIEEKDVITWNTFISTCSHCVDHAKGLSVFREMVNDYSVSPDDFTFASVLATCSGLASIHHGKQIHAYLIRTRLYQDVGVGNALVNIYAKCGFIKYAYNVFKKMLYRNIFSWNSIIAGFGNHGLGGQALVLFQKMKAMGLKPDSVTYVGLLMACNHAGLVNEGKILFNLMEETYGITPDIVHLSCLIDMLGRAGRLTEADDYIKKFPFGHDPVILGSLLSACRLHGDVVIGERLARKLLKLQPMTSSPYVLLANLYASDEMWGDVAEARKMLKGSGLWKEPGHSLIEIKGSFEKFTIGDFSHLRIDDVKDTLRTLNWAVGEVSLVI